In a genomic window of Polyangiaceae bacterium:
- a CDS encoding acyl-CoA dehydrogenase family protein — protein MDLSFSAEEIEFRDGVRAWIAEAMPPHIRDKAKVDAHFEHDEIMEWHRILYQKGWVAPHWPKEYGGAGLDVTRRFILTEELELAGTPALSPFGLMMVGPLLIQFGSDAQRNRYLPKIAAGEECWCQGYSEPNAGSDLASLKLRAESDGKGNYILNGQKTWTTYAQYADWIFVLTRTDPNAKKQAGISFFLVNMKTPGITVRPTLTIAGTPAFCDTFFENVVVPAENLVGPLHGGWTLAKALLGHERTYIAAVGMSTRALRRVKRIAAETRERGVPLLEHPHFRAKIARLEIELWALRMTNYRAIASAQMGHAPGPESSILKIRGSEIHQQCYELAMEIMGHDSLSWWNEPGIIPEIEQSVTGGFHYSRAATIYGGSNEIQKNVIAKLILGLPST, from the coding sequence ATGGATCTATCGTTCAGCGCCGAGGAGATTGAGTTTCGGGATGGTGTTCGCGCGTGGATTGCGGAGGCGATGCCGCCGCACATTCGCGACAAAGCCAAGGTCGATGCTCATTTCGAGCACGACGAAATCATGGAGTGGCACCGAATCTTGTATCAAAAAGGTTGGGTAGCTCCGCATTGGCCCAAAGAATATGGCGGAGCGGGTCTCGACGTGACCCGTCGGTTCATTTTGACGGAGGAGCTCGAATTGGCGGGGACTCCGGCGCTTTCGCCATTCGGATTGATGATGGTCGGGCCGCTCTTGATCCAGTTTGGCTCGGACGCTCAACGAAATCGGTATTTGCCCAAAATCGCCGCGGGTGAAGAATGTTGGTGCCAGGGGTATTCCGAACCGAATGCCGGCAGTGACCTTGCGTCGTTGAAGCTGCGGGCCGAGAGCGACGGCAAAGGCAATTACATTTTGAACGGGCAAAAAACCTGGACCACGTATGCGCAGTATGCGGACTGGATTTTCGTCCTCACGCGGACGGATCCGAACGCGAAAAAGCAAGCAGGGATCAGCTTTTTCTTGGTCAACATGAAGACGCCTGGCATCACGGTACGCCCGACGCTGACGATTGCCGGCACGCCGGCTTTTTGCGATACGTTTTTCGAGAACGTGGTCGTGCCCGCGGAGAACCTCGTGGGGCCCTTGCACGGGGGCTGGACATTGGCCAAAGCGCTGCTCGGGCACGAAAGGACGTACATTGCCGCCGTTGGTATGTCGACGCGGGCGCTTCGGCGTGTGAAACGCATTGCGGCGGAGACGCGCGAGCGAGGCGTACCGCTGCTCGAGCACCCGCATTTCCGTGCGAAAATTGCGCGGCTCGAAATCGAGCTGTGGGCGCTTCGCATGACCAACTACCGCGCGATAGCGTCGGCGCAGATGGGGCATGCTCCGGGGCCCGAATCGAGCATTCTGAAGATTCGCGGTTCGGAAATTCACCAGCAATGCTACGAGCTCGCGATGGAAATCATGGGGCACGATTCTTTGTCGTGGTGGAACGAGCCTGGAATCATTCCCGAAATCGAGCAATCGGTGACCGGCGGGTTCCATTATTCGCGGGCCGCGACCATTTACGGCGGCAGCAACGAGATTCAGAAAAACGTGATTGCCAAGCTCATCCTTGGCTTGCCGAGCACCTGA
- a CDS encoding acyl-CoA dehydrogenase family protein yields MNFDLTPEQKLLESTAASFVKKESPISRLRTLREDSVGWSKDVWRKMAELGWLGLPFPESVGGFGGSFVDVAIILEQLGTMLVPEPYTASVLCAGMAISRGGTAEQHERFLAPLIAGDTSLAFAHAERGSRFDANWVETAAVRNGDDYVLRGEKVFVVNGHAADVIVVSARTQGNAGDAEGISLFAISQDAPGLSVTPIKTIDGQKAAMISLGGVRVSERDRIGAEGEAGALVDEVLDIGAAAACAEGLGVMRTALGMTVDYMKTREQFGVKIGTFQALQHRAVDMFIRTELARGTSILATLSVSDADPAQRRSAVSAAKVELALCGRFVTQQAIQLHGGIGITDEHDIGLYFKRMHALNTVFGDEEYHVGRYAAAPTFATRIGGASS; encoded by the coding sequence ATGAACTTCGACCTCACTCCGGAACAAAAGCTGCTCGAAAGCACGGCGGCGTCGTTCGTCAAAAAAGAATCTCCCATTTCGCGTTTGCGGACGCTTCGCGAGGATTCCGTCGGCTGGAGCAAAGACGTGTGGCGGAAAATGGCCGAGCTCGGATGGCTTGGTTTGCCATTTCCCGAATCCGTGGGCGGGTTTGGCGGATCGTTCGTCGACGTCGCCATCATCCTCGAACAACTCGGCACGATGCTCGTCCCCGAACCGTACACGGCATCGGTGCTTTGCGCTGGGATGGCCATTTCACGCGGCGGAACTGCGGAGCAACACGAACGATTCCTCGCGCCGCTGATTGCGGGTGATACGAGCTTGGCATTTGCGCATGCCGAACGGGGCAGCAGATTCGATGCAAATTGGGTCGAGACCGCGGCCGTTCGCAATGGTGACGACTACGTGCTTCGTGGCGAAAAGGTATTCGTCGTGAATGGTCACGCGGCCGACGTGATCGTGGTTTCCGCGCGAACGCAGGGAAATGCGGGCGACGCGGAGGGGATTTCGCTGTTCGCCATTTCGCAGGATGCGCCTGGTTTGTCAGTGACGCCCATCAAGACGATCGACGGCCAGAAGGCGGCGATGATTTCATTGGGTGGCGTACGCGTGTCCGAACGCGATCGAATTGGCGCCGAAGGAGAAGCCGGCGCGCTGGTCGACGAAGTGCTCGACATCGGAGCGGCGGCGGCGTGTGCCGAGGGATTGGGTGTCATGCGAACGGCGCTGGGCATGACGGTCGATTACATGAAAACGCGCGAACAATTTGGCGTGAAAATCGGCACGTTCCAGGCATTGCAGCATCGAGCGGTGGACATGTTCATCCGAACGGAGCTTGCTCGAGGCACGTCGATTCTGGCAACGTTATCGGTTTCCGATGCGGATCCGGCGCAGCGTCGGAGCGCGGTGAGTGCGGCGAAGGTCGAGCTTGCGTTGTGCGGGCGGTTCGTGACGCAACAAGCCATCCAATTGCATGGCGGAATTGGCATCACGGACGAGCACGACATTGGGCTGTACTTCAAGCGCATGCACGCGCTCAATACGGTGTTCGGCGACGAGGAGTATCATGTGGGGCGCTACGCGGCGGCTCCGACGTTTGCCACGCGAATCGGCGGCGCGAGTAGCTGA
- a CDS encoding DUF1513 domain-containing protein, giving the protein MLGTFVGGTGGLDPETLQPIFSFDVVDLDADRVARIDVDFLPHGFTTKPGSPHIAAVFEKRGPGAALLDLAEKRRLGMIRAKPGRHYYGHGVYSQDGEKLFVVEIDLETHAGLLSVRETKTYREIEAFPTYGDRPHDCVPIDDGKVLVITNGGGALGSKSEPCVTYVDVASRKLIEKIQFSDPKINAGHVAIAPDGSLAVVSAPRDGLPAETSAGGITLRAPKRKPERMRGPERVMSKVIGESLSVVIHEDIVGVTNPFGGIVTFWSLKSKKLVGFYECQNPRGIELSRDRAAFIVSYGKHASVVLLDVCTLKPIERSFGDKRLGGSHIFPWEPTA; this is encoded by the coding sequence ATGCTCGGCACGTTCGTCGGCGGAACCGGAGGTCTCGATCCCGAAACCCTCCAGCCCATCTTCTCCTTCGATGTCGTCGACCTCGACGCCGATCGGGTCGCCCGCATCGACGTCGACTTTCTCCCCCACGGCTTCACGACCAAGCCAGGAAGTCCGCACATTGCAGCGGTTTTCGAAAAACGCGGTCCCGGCGCCGCACTGCTCGACCTCGCCGAAAAACGCCGCTTGGGCATGATCCGCGCCAAACCCGGGCGCCATTATTACGGCCACGGCGTGTATTCGCAGGATGGCGAAAAGCTCTTCGTCGTCGAAATCGACCTCGAAACGCACGCAGGGCTGCTCAGCGTACGCGAAACCAAAACATACCGCGAAATCGAGGCATTTCCCACCTACGGCGATCGCCCGCACGATTGCGTGCCCATCGACGACGGCAAGGTACTCGTCATCACCAACGGCGGCGGAGCGCTCGGCAGCAAAAGCGAACCGTGCGTCACGTACGTCGACGTCGCGTCGCGCAAACTCATTGAAAAAATTCAGTTTTCCGATCCCAAAATCAACGCGGGCCATGTCGCCATCGCACCCGACGGGTCGCTCGCGGTCGTTTCGGCACCGCGCGATGGCCTTCCGGCGGAGACATCTGCGGGCGGGATCACACTCCGCGCGCCAAAACGTAAGCCCGAACGCATGCGCGGGCCCGAGCGCGTCATGTCCAAGGTCATTGGCGAATCGCTCAGCGTGGTCATTCACGAAGATATCGTCGGCGTCACGAATCCTTTCGGCGGAATCGTCACGTTTTGGAGCCTCAAATCGAAAAAACTGGTGGGCTTTTACGAATGCCAAAACCCGCGCGGCATCGAGCTTTCGCGCGATCGCGCTGCATTCATCGTGAGCTATGGAAAACACGCGTCCGTCGTGCTGCTCGACGTGTGCACGCTAAAGCCCATCGAGCGCAGTTTTGGCGACAAACGCCTCGGTGGTTCGCATATTTTCCCATGGGAGCCGACTGCCTGA
- a CDS encoding FkbM family methyltransferase: MEKQERWYVENLPLRGEKIVDVGANVGKFSQLFWDQGARKNEVISVEPIAENIKAIEARIRASKAGNKWTVKKCAVSAHNGQLALRPLRAAWGLNSMVPLNDEGERIQVACRKLESIAPDATVVKVDVEGHEYAFLPQALAAMPNVKAWALELHQVDDQPLERTLQMLVDYGYRLVGAGAKRTDPDGPWVNVDVTPAWTWADIPGVATLRDGLPSTFKMLHVLALR, translated from the coding sequence ATGGAAAAGCAAGAGCGCTGGTACGTGGAGAACTTGCCCCTTCGTGGCGAAAAAATCGTCGATGTGGGAGCGAACGTCGGCAAATTCTCGCAATTGTTTTGGGATCAGGGCGCGCGCAAAAACGAGGTCATTTCGGTCGAGCCCATTGCGGAAAACATCAAGGCCATTGAAGCGCGTATTCGAGCGTCCAAAGCCGGCAACAAATGGACCGTAAAAAAATGCGCCGTATCCGCGCACAACGGCCAATTGGCGCTTCGACCGCTGCGAGCTGCATGGGGGCTCAATTCGATGGTGCCGCTCAATGACGAGGGCGAGCGGATTCAGGTTGCTTGTCGCAAGCTGGAATCGATTGCGCCCGACGCGACGGTGGTCAAGGTCGATGTCGAGGGCCACGAATACGCGTTTTTACCGCAGGCGCTTGCAGCCATGCCCAACGTCAAGGCATGGGCGCTCGAATTGCACCAGGTCGACGACCAGCCGCTCGAGCGCACGCTGCAAATGTTGGTTGATTACGGTTATCGTCTCGTGGGAGCGGGAGCGAAGCGCACGGACCCGGACGGGCCGTGGGTGAACGTCGATGTGACGCCCGCGTGGACATGGGCGGACATTCCGGGCGTCGCGACCCTTCGGGATGGGCTGCCATCGACGTTCAAGATGCTGCATGTGCTGGCGTTGCGGTGA
- a CDS encoding beta-propeller domain-containing protein: protein MNKRTRSTLGICTSLLSLVALGNGCSGTIDKQNNTAEARGSLQQAQSCADLETLLKQDAAAKMNAQIDAIIASIEANGGYYGWGWEDGGVPGGATSSGVSSSGSSSGGPVGSGGSGGGSSGSGGAGGSGPGANPDHSNTNTQVAGVDEADILKTDGNYIYLLHGQTLQTLQSWPVSSLAIANTTQVEGNPIEMFATEEHLVIYSQVDGSDIYNAANVQPRAPYYDGYYEGPAWDGYYNPYYAPLTKITVLGLNAGQPTGVLKEVYFEGSYASSRRINENVHSILSGGQHGPNLNYYPSFENGYPQTVSEWTQAFENLRFENTLAIFGSTLNDWLPYRFEKANGNVTVVPPSCESYYVPSQGSTAYGLVSVESFPLTNLGAPMAETNIVAGVDTVYSSGDGLYLAARAYKDPYMTALPPVQAVDTTETFVHKFDLATNPAEPAYVATGKVPGRVKNQFSMDERDGKLRITTTRELVSQTDWTTSNGLYVLSQQGTNLGTIGSVTDLALGETIYSTRFVGQRAYMVTFRQVDPLFVIDLSDQTKPTVMAELKIPGFSEYMHPMDDNHLLTIGQDATPDGQVLGLALQVFNVSDPQNPLLMHKYAFSGSEYGHSEAQYNHKAFNWYGPLHLLAFPFSGYNSQDGTMRSSLELFNVTLEEGIKKRASIDHSTFFNADPYGYCNGYYGVDVRRGVFIDDYVYAISYGGVTASNVNEPLDPVASVALPVPSQPYGYCGF, encoded by the coding sequence ATGAACAAGCGCACTCGATCCACACTTGGTATTTGCACTTCGCTCCTTTCTCTCGTCGCGCTCGGCAATGGCTGTAGCGGAACGATCGACAAGCAAAACAATACGGCCGAAGCGCGCGGCAGTCTGCAACAAGCACAAAGCTGCGCGGACCTCGAAACGCTGCTGAAGCAAGATGCTGCGGCAAAAATGAATGCGCAAATCGATGCGATCATTGCCAGCATCGAAGCCAATGGCGGCTATTATGGCTGGGGCTGGGAAGATGGCGGCGTCCCCGGCGGCGCGACATCATCGGGCGTGTCGTCGTCCGGCTCGAGCAGTGGCGGACCGGTCGGAAGCGGCGGCTCGGGCGGCGGATCGAGCGGTTCGGGTGGTGCTGGAGGTTCAGGGCCCGGTGCAAACCCCGACCATTCCAACACGAATACGCAGGTCGCGGGCGTCGATGAAGCCGACATCCTCAAGACCGACGGAAACTACATCTATCTGCTTCACGGACAAACCTTGCAAACACTGCAAAGTTGGCCCGTCTCGAGCCTCGCGATTGCGAACACGACGCAGGTCGAGGGCAATCCGATCGAAATGTTCGCAACCGAAGAACACCTCGTCATTTATTCGCAAGTCGATGGGTCGGACATCTACAATGCCGCCAATGTGCAGCCGCGCGCTCCTTATTATGACGGGTATTACGAAGGTCCGGCTTGGGATGGATACTACAATCCCTACTACGCGCCGCTCACGAAAATCACCGTGCTCGGACTCAATGCGGGACAACCGACCGGCGTGCTCAAGGAGGTCTACTTCGAGGGCAGTTACGCGTCGTCACGCCGCATCAACGAAAACGTGCACTCGATCCTCAGCGGCGGACAACACGGCCCAAACCTGAATTATTACCCCTCCTTCGAAAACGGCTATCCGCAAACCGTTTCGGAATGGACCCAAGCGTTCGAAAACCTTCGCTTCGAAAATACGCTCGCCATTTTCGGCTCGACGCTGAACGATTGGCTCCCGTATCGCTTCGAAAAGGCGAATGGAAACGTCACGGTCGTGCCTCCGAGCTGCGAATCGTATTACGTCCCGTCGCAAGGTTCGACGGCATACGGCCTGGTTTCCGTCGAATCGTTTCCCTTGACAAACCTTGGCGCGCCCATGGCGGAAACGAACATCGTCGCGGGTGTGGATACGGTGTATTCGAGCGGCGATGGGCTTTATCTTGCGGCACGTGCGTACAAGGATCCGTACATGACGGCGCTGCCCCCCGTGCAGGCGGTCGATACGACGGAAACGTTCGTCCACAAATTCGATTTGGCAACGAATCCGGCCGAACCTGCCTATGTGGCCACGGGCAAAGTACCCGGACGCGTGAAAAACCAATTCTCGATGGATGAACGGGACGGGAAATTGCGTATCACCACGACCCGCGAGCTCGTTTCGCAAACCGATTGGACGACGTCCAACGGGCTTTACGTGCTTTCGCAACAAGGCACGAACCTCGGCACGATCGGCAGCGTTACGGATCTCGCGCTGGGAGAAACGATTTATTCGACGCGTTTCGTCGGACAGCGCGCATACATGGTCACATTCCGGCAAGTCGATCCGCTCTTCGTCATCGATCTGTCGGATCAAACGAAACCCACGGTCATGGCCGAGCTGAAGATTCCAGGCTTCAGCGAATACATGCACCCGATGGACGACAATCACCTGTTGACCATTGGTCAAGATGCGACGCCGGATGGCCAGGTGCTCGGTTTGGCCCTGCAAGTCTTCAACGTATCGGATCCGCAAAACCCGCTGCTGATGCACAAGTATGCATTCTCGGGCAGTGAATACGGCCATTCCGAGGCGCAATACAACCACAAGGCATTCAACTGGTATGGGCCGCTGCACCTGCTTGCATTCCCGTTCAGCGGATACAATTCGCAGGACGGGACGATGCGTAGCTCGCTCGAGCTATTCAACGTGACGCTGGAAGAAGGCATCAAGAAACGCGCGTCGATCGATCATTCGACGTTCTTCAATGCGGATCCGTACGGCTACTGCAATGGGTATTATGGAGTCGACGTGCGCCGCGGCGTATTCATCGACGACTACGTGTACGCCATTTCGTACGGTGGCGTGACGGCGAGCAACGTGAACGAGCCGCTCGATCCGGTCGCTTCGGTGGCATTGCCGGTGCCGTCGCAGCCGTATGGGTATTGCGGGTTCTGA
- the gloB gene encoding hydroxyacylglutathione hydrolase, which translates to MRVFPVACLSDNYAYLVVAEGSREAVVVDPSEAEPVIAALEREGLKLVGILATHHHFDHVGGNEALVAKYGALPVYGSQSDFDQKRIPAQTVGVSDGSTFDVAGLSFRCLFVPGHTLGAIAYVVEDAVFTGDTMFVAGCGRLFEGTPEMMVVSLCDKIARLPQNTRVYCGHEYTVSNLRFAAAAEPENEDVKRKLEMAQEKRSRNEPTVPSTIAEELATNPFLRVDEPTIKAHYHGENRAEVLGKVRAAKDVFR; encoded by the coding sequence ATGCGAGTTTTTCCCGTTGCATGTTTGAGCGACAATTACGCCTACCTCGTCGTTGCCGAGGGGAGTCGAGAAGCCGTCGTCGTGGATCCTTCGGAGGCCGAGCCGGTCATCGCGGCGCTCGAGCGTGAAGGCCTGAAGCTCGTGGGCATTCTGGCCACGCACCACCATTTTGATCATGTGGGTGGCAACGAAGCGCTCGTCGCCAAGTACGGCGCGTTGCCGGTGTACGGGTCGCAAAGCGATTTCGATCAAAAGCGCATTCCGGCGCAAACCGTGGGCGTCTCGGACGGCTCGACGTTCGATGTTGCCGGTTTGTCATTCCGTTGCCTCTTCGTTCCGGGCCACACGCTCGGCGCCATTGCGTACGTCGTCGAGGATGCCGTATTTACGGGCGACACGATGTTCGTTGCGGGTTGTGGGCGGCTTTTCGAGGGGACGCCGGAGATGATGGTGGTTTCCTTGTGCGACAAGATTGCGCGGCTGCCGCAAAATACGCGCGTGTATTGCGGACATGAATACACGGTGAGCAATTTGCGATTTGCCGCTGCGGCGGAACCCGAGAACGAAGACGTCAAGCGGAAACTCGAAATGGCGCAGGAGAAGCGTTCTCGCAATGAGCCTACGGTGCCTTCGACGATAGCTGAAGAGCTTGCGACGAATCCGTTTTTGCGGGTGGACGAGCCGACGATCAAGGCGCATTACCACGGCGAAAACCGCGCGGAAGTGTTGGGCAAGGTGCGCGCTGCGAAGGATGTGTTTCGCTAG
- a CDS encoding carbon-nitrogen hydrolase family protein, with amino-acid sequence MSTKVELAACQVHVTPETYASETSFDAMLNRIGGKLEEARTARGHEYAYPCLAVFPETIGTFLPLVDRLDGVRDAKTTDDALGRIARKSALGIARAMVRGKTLHPTVAFLLSVAPEVRRIYRNAFSRFAQRYNVWTVAGSAFLPRNAYGDLADDFSPTDGRIYNTSYIFNPKGRHVGVVRKVNLVPTVEDSVGLSPGHKGDLWPVTTPFGQIGTLICYDGFRVAHTPNEPRFCPLLTHYDDHGCRIVAQPSANFWPWDDTWTFQGVQGSMKRHEQWLNEGLLSQMDQVPLQSLKYAVTAQLLGEVFDNRFDGRSHILERTSEGARILAEAPRGDVSPEAETVVFRVVEV; translated from the coding sequence ATGTCTACGAAGGTGGAGCTTGCGGCGTGCCAGGTTCACGTCACGCCGGAAACGTATGCATCGGAGACGAGCTTCGATGCGATGCTCAATCGAATCGGCGGCAAGCTCGAAGAAGCGCGAACGGCGCGCGGCCACGAATACGCATATCCGTGTCTTGCGGTTTTTCCGGAAACGATTGGAACATTCTTGCCGCTCGTGGATCGATTGGATGGCGTGCGTGATGCCAAAACCACGGACGATGCGCTTGGGCGCATTGCACGAAAATCGGCTTTGGGTATTGCGCGTGCCATGGTTCGCGGAAAAACCCTGCATCCGACGGTGGCATTTTTGCTTTCGGTTGCCCCCGAGGTACGCCGCATTTATCGAAATGCGTTTTCACGGTTTGCTCAGCGGTACAACGTGTGGACGGTGGCGGGCAGTGCATTTTTGCCGCGGAACGCATATGGGGATCTCGCCGACGACTTTTCGCCCACCGATGGCCGAATATACAATACTTCGTACATTTTCAATCCCAAGGGCCGTCACGTCGGTGTTGTTCGCAAAGTGAATCTCGTGCCGACGGTCGAAGACAGCGTGGGTTTGTCGCCGGGGCACAAGGGTGATTTATGGCCCGTGACGACGCCTTTTGGTCAGATTGGAACGCTCATTTGTTACGATGGATTTCGCGTTGCGCACACGCCGAACGAACCGCGCTTTTGCCCGCTCTTGACGCATTACGACGATCATGGTTGCCGCATCGTGGCGCAACCATCTGCGAATTTTTGGCCGTGGGACGACACGTGGACGTTTCAAGGCGTCCAAGGTTCGATGAAACGTCACGAACAATGGCTGAACGAAGGGCTTTTGTCGCAGATGGATCAGGTACCGCTGCAATCTTTGAAGTATGCGGTGACGGCGCAATTGCTCGGGGAAGTATTCGACAATCGCTTCGATGGCCGATCGCACATTCTGGAGAGAACGTCCGAAGGAGCACGCATTCTTGCGGAAGCGCCGCGCGGGGATGTGTCACCGGAGGCAGAAACTGTCGTGTTTCGGGTGGTCGAGGTCTAG